DNA sequence from the Bubalus bubalis isolate 160015118507 breed Murrah chromosome 24, NDDB_SH_1, whole genome shotgun sequence genome:
ACTACTGCTAAACAAATACACAGAGCTACTTGAAATTTATAGTCACAATTGTTATGAGAGCTACAAATAAGTAGCAGGTGTTTTGAATTGGAGAGAGTCTGAACTTGGTCTCCAGAGAAAGTAACATTTACCTTAAGACCTAAAATCTTGAGAGTTTGTTAGACAAAGTGTGAGGGAAGAGAGTTCCAAGTGAAGGGAATAGCATGTGCCAAGGCTTGGAGAAGCAAAGGACCCTGGCACATTTGCGGAACTGAAAGAACAATGTAGCTGGAACTCAGAGACAGAATGGGGGCAGGATGTGGTGCAAGATAAGGCTGGTGTGGTCCACAGGGGCAGAGCAGCAGGGCCCTCCCAGCCACGTGAAAGGCAAGTGAAGGGTTCCAGCCTCGGCTTGGCCTCCAACACCAACCCGCGCCACCTTGCATGTACTCTTCTGGGTCAAGCCCCTTGAGCCCAGAATGACTCTCTACCCATGACTTTCCCCTCAGCAAAGAATTTTGTCAACCATTACAAGTGTCTCTTGTCATCAATTTCCAAGAAATTCAGTTCCTGGGGGACCAAATCCTGGCTCTCCCAGGAAGTATTTGGCAAGGTTTCGGGCAccatcaggtttccctggtggctcagatggtaaagaatatccctgcaatgcaggagacctgaattcactccctgggtcaggaagatcccctggagaagtgaatggctaccaggtggactacagtccatggggtcacaaaatgtcagacacaaatgagcaactaacacacttttttCAGGCACCATCAGGTAATCCATGTTATGTTGGAATATTTACAAAGTGGACAAAGGCgtgttatcatccccattttgtagatcaggaaactgaggctcaaagagagaaaacacacatAGTTATCTCTACCCTCTTTTTGACACCTCATTTCTCCCCAGTTTGTGGAATTTGGGAAGCTACCTGGTTCTGGCTGTTAGGGTTCTGATTCTATGACATGTGAGAGGGGATGCTAAGATTTAGGGAAACATGGAGATTTCAGGGCTCTAAAATTCCATAAGTCAAAGCCCTGATTCTCCAGTAAACCAGGTTCCTGATTTGGCTAGCTAGTCCAAGCCTAGAGAAGCAGGCACCACCCATGAGCCCTTTTCCACTGGTCTCCTGGGTCACTCCTCAGAGATCAGCCAAAGGATGCAATCTGGGCGCCCCACTCAGAGATCAGCCAAAGGATGAGATCTGGGCGCCCCCCGATGGCCAGGAGAGGATGGGAAGGTGCGGGATAGTAGGAAGTCTTACACCCGAGGGCAACGTTCTGGGGCAGAGAAGGCGGGGAGTTTCTGGTCCCGCCCCAGAGAAGGCTTTCCAAAGGGCAGACACCCGGAGTGAGCGGAAGTGGAGCGGAAGGACCCCGGAGACATGGGGTGCACACGCGATGCCATCCTGGATGCGCTAGAGAACCTGACAGCGGACGAGTTCAAAAAGTTCAAGATGAAGCTGCTTTCAGTGCCGCTGCGGGAAGGCTATGGACGCATCCCCCGGGGGACCCTGCTGCCACTGGACGCCGTGGACCTCACCGACAAGCTCGTCAGCTACTATCTGGAGGCGTACGGTGCCGAGCTCACGGCGCTTGTGCTTCGCGACATGGGCATGCAGGAAGTGGCGGAGCAGCTGCAGGAGACCATGAGCAAGGGTGAGCACACCCCCGCCACACTCCTCCGGGGTCCAGGCCAGTCTCCCTTCATCTgcaccctcctcccagccctgttTGCCTCTCGGGGCACTTTCACTTCCTGTTCCTCCTACCCCTTCATAAAGGCTTCTCCTGCTGGGGAGGCTTCCTGCACTGGGTACTGACCTTGGCTTCCTGACCGAGACTTCAGAAAGAATTGAGACACCATTGAACATTTTCCTTACAGGCCCTAGAAACGTGCTAGCCGAGGTCAGGGCCCCTCTCCAGAAGACAGCCAAGCCAGGTAAGGCCTTCAATCTCTGACCTCACCTACCTGGGCACCTCACCAGCCCCGCCCCACCACACCCCTGCACAGCCTAAATCTGTTGTCAAGGCCAAGAGCATTCAGGGCGTGCAAAGTTAGGCCAACTCGTCCCACTCACCTACTCACACTCCTGGGGCCAAGTCTGGCTGAAAAAGAGGTAAGGTTAAGCGCATCCCACTCTCTGTAGGTCCTGTTGAGCCCTGCCCCTTGGGTTTGCATTCAGGGCAACTTGAAGGAAAAGTGTTCAAGAGGGACAGACAGGCTCCAGTGCCCACCCTGGGTGCCAGCTccgcccccctcctccctctcgcCCCAGGACTGCACTTTGTGGACCAGCATCGGGCGGCCCTCATCGCACGGGTCACAGTCGTGGATGGGGTGCTGGATGCCCTGTATGGGAAGGTCCTGACAGAGGAGCAGTACCAGGCAGTGCGGGCGGAACGCACTAGTTCAGACAAGATGAGGAAGCTCTTCAGCTTTGCTCCAGCCTGGAACATGACCTGCAAGGATCTGCTCCTCCAGGCGCTGAGGGACACCCAGCCCTACCTGGTGGACGACCTGGAGCAGAGCTGAGGCGCCTTCTCCAGCAATGGCTCCCACATACCAACCCTGGCTGTTCCAGCCAACTTATTTGGAATCTCTGATTTTCTCATACACAATACATGAAAATCCCACTTGTACTTGGTGTGTTTTCCTACTTGCAGCCTGGAAGCACATGTGGACCTGAGCTACATATCCACGTGCAGGGCAGCAGGCTCCCCAAACACTTCACCCTTCCTGCCTCAAGTCACACGGAATAGTCCCTCATTCACCATTTGGTGGCTCCTTCGATGCCACCCTACAGGGTCTGCCCTTGAGATCTGTGAACCATGAGTTAACCTTGTGGCCAAggtctaaaaattaaaataggaatACGATCAAAGGGCCTGGAATTGTGGGGGCCGGAtttgacaaggaagcctggcatgccgcagtccatggggtcaccaagagtcagacacgactagggaCTGAACAAGATCTGACAGATGCATTTAGAAACAGACTAGTCTACAAAGTTTCCCTTTCGTTTTTCATAGGGAAAAAACTGCAAAATTAGAGCCATTTTCAGGagaaatgatgaaagtgaaaagtgaaagtgaagtcgctcagtcatgtctgtctctttgtgacccgtggactgcagcccaccaggttcctccgtccatgggattctccaggcaagaatactggagtgggttgtcatttccttctccaggggatcttcccgacccagggattgaacccgggtctctcgcattggaggcagacactttaatctgagccaccagggaagcctaaaaacataagaatactggagtgggttgctattcccttctccaggagaccttcccgacccaggaattgaacccgggtctcccgcattgtaagcagacacttcactgtctgagccaccaacagGAGAACACAAAGCAAGTATTCCTAGGGTTCCTTCAGCCACTGACACCAGTGGGCTTGGCTGCTCTCTCCCACTCCCTGAAAAAGGGATTATAGGTTACACTTTGCCCAGAAAACATGccaaacacaaaagcaaaacttCAGGAAATGACTTTCAGCAGCTGTTTCTTCTCTTGATGGAATTGTGTCAACAaaagaaaatagtatttatttctagaaaacaGCACCTTAAGGAGTCTTTCCAGAGGCTGTTACGGAACCAGCATCCTAAGACCACATCCTGGGTATGCTTTGCACCCCAATTCTTTCTGGCTTGGAGGAGTGGATGCAAAGCAACAGGCAGACACCAAGGAGGTCAGATACTCCATACACAGGAGTCAGATCATCAGACTTGGGGATCCAGGTATGACAGTCCAGGGTGTGCCATTCACAATGACACACCAATGCAGAATGAACAAAGCCATATGAAGGCTTCACTTGGAATACCTTCCCTAGACACAAGAACCAGCAAATGCAGTGTTTATTCTCcacgcccaccccacccccccaccacacacacacagtctgtaAAATGTTTCCCTACTCTGATTACTGAATCACTAGAGCAATGGGAGAAAACAAGTGGTTTGCTGTAGGAGGAAGCTACCAAGAAGCTAAGCTAATGGCCACTGTCAAGGCTACGCAGTCACGTGAGATTGCTTCTAATGGTATTTAGGACTCCAAGAGGAAAGCTGAGCTTCCCCCAGTGTCCCCCTCAGTCCCAACACTCAGGACACTGTGGACTCCTCTTGTCGCTAGCCACCCAAGAAAATGAATGCAGGTGCTCCCCATTCCATCTCAGCCCTTTTCTGCCAAGTCTTAAATAAACCAAGGCTTATTCAACCTGAGACATCTGTTCACTTATGTTCTACAACGACCTTACCACTCTCCAAACCAGAAGTTGTCTTCCTTTTACTATGCTTGTACCCTGACATATGACAACAGCCGCAGCCTAACCAGAAAACAAGAAACCCTAGCATGTTCCTTAAGGCCCAGATGGAGTCATTCTTCCAGCTCACATCCAAACACCTTCCTTTTCAACTTCACTGCCCCCATCTGGTTTATTCCTTCATGTCTTACCTCTGACCGCCCTGCTTCTGGTCAAACACCATCAAGGGCCTGAGTGATCAAAACTGATGATGGATATGGACTCCCTCCTAACACTAGGACACCTGAGCCCACCTTCCAGCCTGACCCTGAGTGGCCCCATCCAACCTCTCCTGCCTTTCTCGTCACATAGCCCCGGATCCCAACACTGCTTCCTCACACCCCATACCCTACCTAGCACAGCCTGGGCCCTTAGACCTGGACACCTTGAAACCCCGCCCCGGCCCTCGCATGCCCACAGGTGGCCTTCCTCTGGGCTCCAGCAGCACTCCCACCCACTGTCCCTGTGGTAGAGCGAACCACACCGTCAGCTCTACACTGCACTCCCCCATTAAACTCCCCCCAAAAGACATCTTTTCAACCTGTGTCAtgctttgaatttaaaaaataagaaatagcaGGTACTGTGTATGTCTAGTGTCTAAtaggtaattttttcttttaaagacttcATAGAAACTTAATGTTTTGGAGATGGAGCCATAACTAACACTTCCCTGCACAGCAGATGCTCAAACAGAGCAGCTACAAAATCCAGTGCAGGCCTGAGGCAAGACAAGGGTCTAAGAAACAGCTCCCCTAAGTTCAAAGACTTCTTGGgggctttctctttcctttttattggggtggggagggagggagagtagGGCGAGGCTCAGTTCTACCAGCCACAGCATACTAGTTAAGGACACAACTTCTACAGCCAAACAATATTCAAATCTCTGGTCGACCTCACTGACCAGTTATGAAACATAAGGTCAGTTTGTACCTCAGCATCTCCAGCTATAAAGTAAGGATAACCGGACATAACTCATCACCTAGCAGCAACTGCCCATTAGTGCCAACAGTGATCTCCAGGATACTTTTGTTCGTAGTTCAATGGCTCCGAAAAGCACCGGAAACAATGGACATGTTCTGCCCAAACCTCTAAGCATCACAAGACTGAAATAAGAGCAAATTGAACAAATCGTCTGTTAGCTGGGCCTGTGCTAGAAAAACACTAGAAAAACCAGAAAAACCCATATGCAGGGCCCAGCCTTCCCTGAGTGACCTTTTTCTTAGCTCCTGGCTCAAACTGTCTACAGAAAAAGTTTTATACAAAATCAAGTTCCCCTTCACGGAGGGGgcagtgagggggtggggggtggtgagcaGACGAGTCCCTGTGGAACTTCAGAGTCTGGCTCTAAGAGTGTGCTGCTCAAACAGCACCATCAACATTGCTAGAGAACTTGAACCCCACGGGGACCTACAAGCTAAATTAGAACCCACAGCCAAGTGGTTCAGGTGCATATCCAACTTAAGACACACATTCCCAGAGAGGACTTTGCTTTGCCACCTTGGTCAGACTGCCAAGGTTTGCAGAAGCAAGCCCTCCTcgtggctccaatggtaaagaatctgtctgcaacactggaggcctgggtttgatccctcggtcagacgattccctggagaagggaacagcaacccactccacagttcttgcctggagaatcccaatggacagaggagcctaccaggctacagtccgtggggctgcagagtcagaaactactgagcaactacactGCCACTTTTTTCAGGGATTTGGCttgctggtgactcagacagcaaagaatctgcctgcaatgcgggagacctgggtttgatacctgggtcgggaagatcccctacagaagagaatggctacccactccagtgggcttccctggtagttcagctgataaagaatccacctgcattgcaggagaccctcgttcaattcctgggttgggaagatcccctggagcacagaacagctacccactccagcattcttgcctggagaattccatggacagaggagcctggtgggttacaccCCATGGGGCCAAGGAGTCTGACAGGGccaacacttttcactttcattcaggcAAAGAGCACACAGGATGGGGCCACTCCCCTTCTAATTCTGGGAAACATAACAAAATACCCAtggctgatgtatggcaaaaaccattacaatatgtTAATAATCcttcaacaaaaattttttaaaagtggccATCGGGCTAAATCTAAGACAAGTTCTTAACCCTGAGCGGGCTGCACTGCAGAGCCCCAAGGATCCTGCCGCGAACAGCTACTGGGAAGCAGCGCGGGTGCAACGCTGCCACCGTGGCACGCCTGCAGGACGCTGCCTGAAAAGCCTGGCTCCTTGTTCCCTTGTTTCTTCTTCCCtggtttcttctctctccttggcaTTCTCTATCCAGAATCGCCTGAGCTTGGTCCCCCACTACACAAGCAATCTCCAATCAGACCCCATAGTTCTAGCTCCTTTTTTGTCTCCAATCTCCATGTTGGTGGCTCTCGATCATCCTTCCTGTTAAAAGAGCCCTCCTCACTAGCACCATTACCCCGATTTAAGGTTAAAACCACAACCCAACAAGCTGAGAGCACAATCCATCCAGAGCACTGTTCCCAGACCATATCTCGTCTGACACTTCTGTTCCTGCCTCAAGACTGTTAAGAATTTTTTAACCAATAAGGACCAACCTATGTATAGTAAAGGGAACTCGGTTCACGTcccagcctggatgagaggggagtttacgggagaatggata
Encoded proteins:
- the LOC102397143 gene encoding apoptosis-associated speck-like protein containing a CARD; this encodes MGCTRDAILDALENLTADEFKKFKMKLLSVPLREGYGRIPRGTLLPLDAVDLTDKLVSYYLEAYGAELTALVLRDMGMQEVAEQLQETMSKGPRNVLAEVRAPLQKTAKPGLHFVDQHRAALIARVTVVDGVLDALYGKVLTEEQYQAVRAERTSSDKMRKLFSFAPAWNMTCKDLLLQALRDTQPYLVDDLEQS